One region of Cinclus cinclus chromosome 25, bCinCin1.1, whole genome shotgun sequence genomic DNA includes:
- the DIXDC1 gene encoding dixin isoform X1, giving the protein MLSCLARGNLLDILQEGFTEQQLQAYVAWVNSQLKKKPAVRPVQDLRQDLRDGVTFALLIEIVAGEKLSGIEVNPSSQQEMRENVEKVLQFVASKKIRMHQTSAKDIVDGNLKSTMRLILALAAHFKPGSGRAGSGGRSWPAPPGGLRPRSAAAVAQGAVAALADVRQGVQQSGRDVFRHRQRTSSMDEEIENPYWSVRALVQQYEGQQNVPLESHPSSLTSPSPVHSAKSESTVAPSEEKERLVILQTEETETKTEEVESHFQPEWQAGSSGSYLENSWEEQLLEQQDHLEKEMEEAKRMISGLQALLLNGSLPEDEQEGSFELSERGACPEEQLIIIRSRLDQSVEENQDLKKELLKYKQEARNLQGIKDALQQRLIQQDAAVLQLKQELLRANMDKEELHNQNVDLQRKVEERNQLLAEYKKELCQKDRHLQQHQAKLDEMLRQLSEASYQQVDLERELEHKEALLAHCMKREAEEVMAYSSHSAQSNGFLQPAGKGAAPTAHRGTNDLQLVRDALRSLRNSFSGHDPQHHTIDSLEQGISSLMERLHRVETHKRQDRRVRGKSPASRATNECRDSWPPKSKLPHSQSTPVMSTSACTKVLYFTDRSLTPFMVSIPKRLGEVTLKDFKAAIDREGTHRYHFKALDPEFGTVKEEVFHDDDIIPGWEGKIVAWVEEDHGEN; this is encoded by the exons CAACAGCTGCAGGCTTACGTGGCCTGGGTGAATTCGCAGCTGAAGAAGAAGCCAGCAGTGAGGCCAGTGCAGGACCTGAGGCAGGACCTGCGGGATGGGGTCACCTTTGCCCTGCTCATTGAGATTGTAG CTGGTGAGAAGCTGAGTGGCATCGAGGTCAAccccagcagccagcaggagaTGAGGGAAAATGTGGAGAAAGTTTTACAGTTCGTGGCATCCAAAAAAATCCGCATGCACCAGACGTCAGCTAAAG ATATCGTCGACGGGAACTTGAAATCCACCATGAGGCTGATCCTGGCTTTGGCCGCTCACTTCAAACCGggctctggcagagctggctcgGGGGGCAGGAGCTGGCCAGCACCCCCGGGCGGCCTCCGGCCGCGCTCGGCCGCCGCCGTGGCCCAAGGGGCCGTGGCCGCGCTGGCCGACGTCCGGCAGGGTGTCCAGCAGTCCGGCCGGGACGTGTTCAGGCACAGACAGAG GACCAGCAGCATGGATGAGGAGATTGAGAATCCCTACTGGAGTGTGCGGGCCCTGGTGCAGCAGTATGAGGGGCAGCAGAACGTGCCACTGGAGTCCCACCCTTCCAG CCTGACCTCACCCAGCCCAGTCCACAGTGCAAAGAGTGAATCCACTGTAGCCCCctcggaggagaaggagagacTTGTGATCCTCCAAACTGAAGAGACAGAGACTAAAACAG AAGAGGTCGAGTCTCACTTCCAGCCTGAGTggcaggcagggagctctgggtcCTACTTGGAGAACTCATGGGAGGAGCAGCTCTTGGAACAGCAGGAtcacctggaaaaggaaatggaggaGGCGAAAAGGATGATCTCGGGTTTGCAG GCTTTGTTGCTCAATGGGTCTTTACCTGAGGATGAGCAGGAAGGGTCCTTCGAACTTTCTGAGCGTGGAGCCTGCCCCGAGGAGCAGCTG ATCATCATCCGAAGCCGTCTGGACCAGAGCGTGGAAGAAAATCAAGATCTGAAG aaggagctgctgaaatACAAACAAGAAGCTCGGAACCTCCAGGGAATAAAG GACgctctgcagcagaggctgaTCCAGCAGGAcgctgcagtgctgcagctcaagcaggagctgctgagagccAACATGGACAAGGAGGAGCTGCACAACCAGAAC GTTGACCTCCAGAGGAAGGTTGAAGAGAGAAACCAGCTCCTGGCAGAGTACAAA AAGGAGCTGTGTCAGAAGGATcggcacctgcagcagcaccaggccaAGCTGGATGAGATGCTCAGGCAGCTTTCCGAGGCCAGCTACCAGCAG GTGGATTTGGAGCGGGAGCTGGAGCACAAGGAAGCCCTGCTGGCTCACTGCATGAAGAGAGAAGCTGAGGAG GTGATGGCTTACAGCAGTCACAGTGCCCAGAGCAATGGCTTTCTCcagccagcaggaaaaggagctgcCCCCACAGCCCACCGAGGG ACCAATGACTTGCAGCTGGTCCGGGACGCCCTCCGCAGCCTCAGGAACAGCTTCAGTGGGCACGACCCGCAGCACCACACCATCGacagcctggagcagggcaTCTCCAGCCTCATGGAGCGCCTGCACCGCGTGGAGACGCACAAGAGGCAGGACAGGAGG GTCCGGGGGAAATCACCAGCGAGCAGAGCAACTAATGAGTGCAGGGACTCCTGGCCTCCCAAATCCA agctgccTCACTCTCAGAGCACGCCTGTGATGAGCACCAGTGCCTGCACCAAAGTGTTGTACTTCACCGACCGCTCCCTCACGCCCTTCATGGTCAGCATACCAAAGAG GTTAGGGGAAGTGACTCTGAAGGATTTCAAGGCAGCCATCGATCGGGAAGGAACCCATCGGTACCACTTCAAAGCCCTGGATCCAGAGTTTGGCACAGTGAAGGAGGAG GTATTCCATGATGATGATATCATTCCTGGATGGGAGGGGAAAATCGTGGCCTGGGTGGAAGAAGACCACGGGGAGAATTAA
- the DIXDC1 gene encoding dixin isoform X2 — translation MGGKQVKCLTSPSPVHSAKSESTVAPSEEKERLVILQTEETETKTEEVESHFQPEWQAGSSGSYLENSWEEQLLEQQDHLEKEMEEAKRMISGLQALLLNGSLPEDEQEGSFELSERGACPEEQLIIIRSRLDQSVEENQDLKKELLKYKQEARNLQGIKDALQQRLIQQDAAVLQLKQELLRANMDKEELHNQNVDLQRKVEERNQLLAEYKKELCQKDRHLQQHQAKLDEMLRQLSEASYQQVDLERELEHKEALLAHCMKREAEEVMAYSSHSAQSNGFLQPAGKGAAPTAHRGTNDLQLVRDALRSLRNSFSGHDPQHHTIDSLEQGISSLMERLHRVETHKRQDRRVRGKSPASRATNECRDSWPPKSKLPHSQSTPVMSTSACTKVLYFTDRSLTPFMVSIPKRLGEVTLKDFKAAIDREGTHRYHFKALDPEFGTVKEEVFHDDDIIPGWEGKIVAWVEEDHGEN, via the exons ATGGGAGGGAAGCAGGTCAAATG CCTGACCTCACCCAGCCCAGTCCACAGTGCAAAGAGTGAATCCACTGTAGCCCCctcggaggagaaggagagacTTGTGATCCTCCAAACTGAAGAGACAGAGACTAAAACAG AAGAGGTCGAGTCTCACTTCCAGCCTGAGTggcaggcagggagctctgggtcCTACTTGGAGAACTCATGGGAGGAGCAGCTCTTGGAACAGCAGGAtcacctggaaaaggaaatggaggaGGCGAAAAGGATGATCTCGGGTTTGCAG GCTTTGTTGCTCAATGGGTCTTTACCTGAGGATGAGCAGGAAGGGTCCTTCGAACTTTCTGAGCGTGGAGCCTGCCCCGAGGAGCAGCTG ATCATCATCCGAAGCCGTCTGGACCAGAGCGTGGAAGAAAATCAAGATCTGAAG aaggagctgctgaaatACAAACAAGAAGCTCGGAACCTCCAGGGAATAAAG GACgctctgcagcagaggctgaTCCAGCAGGAcgctgcagtgctgcagctcaagcaggagctgctgagagccAACATGGACAAGGAGGAGCTGCACAACCAGAAC GTTGACCTCCAGAGGAAGGTTGAAGAGAGAAACCAGCTCCTGGCAGAGTACAAA AAGGAGCTGTGTCAGAAGGATcggcacctgcagcagcaccaggccaAGCTGGATGAGATGCTCAGGCAGCTTTCCGAGGCCAGCTACCAGCAG GTGGATTTGGAGCGGGAGCTGGAGCACAAGGAAGCCCTGCTGGCTCACTGCATGAAGAGAGAAGCTGAGGAG GTGATGGCTTACAGCAGTCACAGTGCCCAGAGCAATGGCTTTCTCcagccagcaggaaaaggagctgcCCCCACAGCCCACCGAGGG ACCAATGACTTGCAGCTGGTCCGGGACGCCCTCCGCAGCCTCAGGAACAGCTTCAGTGGGCACGACCCGCAGCACCACACCATCGacagcctggagcagggcaTCTCCAGCCTCATGGAGCGCCTGCACCGCGTGGAGACGCACAAGAGGCAGGACAGGAGG GTCCGGGGGAAATCACCAGCGAGCAGAGCAACTAATGAGTGCAGGGACTCCTGGCCTCCCAAATCCA agctgccTCACTCTCAGAGCACGCCTGTGATGAGCACCAGTGCCTGCACCAAAGTGTTGTACTTCACCGACCGCTCCCTCACGCCCTTCATGGTCAGCATACCAAAGAG GTTAGGGGAAGTGACTCTGAAGGATTTCAAGGCAGCCATCGATCGGGAAGGAACCCATCGGTACCACTTCAAAGCCCTGGATCCAGAGTTTGGCACAGTGAAGGAGGAG GTATTCCATGATGATGATATCATTCCTGGATGGGAGGGGAAAATCGTGGCCTGGGTGGAAGAAGACCACGGGGAGAATTAA
- the DLAT gene encoding dihydrolipoyllysine-residue acetyltransferase component of pyruvate dehydrogenase complex, mitochondrial, which yields MWRVLARRVSRGTAGTPGLVRPRRALGAGVGAGAGPARRGPAWGGPARGGPAPRPLLLPPAWPRLVPRRCCSLPAHQKVALPALSPTMQMGTIARWEKKEGDKINEGDLIAEVETDKATVGFESLEECYLAKILVPEGTRDVPIGAVICITVEKPEFIDAFKNYTLDSAAAAAPAASVPPPPAAAPSPPPQPSPQAPGSSYPPHMQITLPALSPTMTMGTVQRWEKKVGEKLNEGDLLAEIETDKATIGFEVQEEGYLAKILVPEGTRDVPLGTPLCIIVEKEADIPAFADYQAAAVTDMKAPVPPPPPPPPVMATPAAAPPPPPQPSAAPAPAAPTAGPPHKGGRVVVSPLAKKLAAEKGIDLTQVKGTGPDGRITKKDVESFVPSKAAPAAAPEAVPAAAAAPEGTFTDIPISNIRRVIAQRLMQSKQTIPHYYLSIDVNMGKVLVLRKELNQEVPANIKLSVNDFIIKASALACLKVPEANSSWLDTVIRQNHVVDVSVAVSTPAGLITPIVFNAHIKGLAAISKDVASLAAKAREGKLQPHEFQGGTFTISNLGMYGIKNFSAIINPPQACILAVGSSKEILVPADNEKGFDVASMMSVTLSCDHRVVDGAVGAQWLAEFKNFLEKPVTMLL from the exons atgtGGCGGGTGTTGGCGCGACGCGTGTCCCGGGGCACGGCCGGGACGCCCGGCCTGGTGCGGCCCCGCCGAGCGCTCGGGgccggggtcggggccggggcTGGTCCTGCCCGGCGCGGCCCGGCCTGGGGTGGCCCGGCCCGGGGTGGCCCCGCGCCTcgcccgctgctgctgccgccggcCTGGCCCCGGCTCGTCCCGCGCCGCTGCTGCAGCCTCCCGGCGCACCAGAAG GTGGCACTGCCAGCGCTGTCCCCCACGATGCAGATGGGCACCATCGCGCGCTGGGAGAAGAAGGAGGGGGACAAGATCAATGAAGGGGATCTCATAGCAGAG GTGGAGACAGACAAAGCTACAGTTGGCTTTGAGAGCCTGGAGGAATGTTACCTGGCCAAGATCCTGGTGCCAGAAGGAACAAGGGATGTTCCTATTGGGGCTGTAATATGTATCACAGTAGAAAA GCCTGAATTTATTGATGCCTTCAAAAATTACACACTGgattctgcagcagctgctgcccctgcagcctcagtgcctccccctccagctgcagccccctccccaccacctcagccttctcctcaGGCCCCTGGCAGCTCTTACCCTCCTCACATGCAG ATCactctccctgctctctcacCCACCATGACCATGGGCACAGTGCAGAGGTGGGAGAAGAAGGTTGGGGAGAAGCTGAACGAGGGAGACTTACTGGCTGAAATTGAGACAGATAAAGCCACAATAG GCTTTGAAGTGCAGGAGGAAGGCTACCTTGCCAAGATCTTGGTGCCTGAAGGAACAAGAGATGTGCCCTTAGGAACCCCTCTGTGCATCATTGTGGAGAAGGAGGCTGATATCCCAGCCTTTGCTGACTACCAGGCTGCTGCAGTCACTGACATGAAGGCTCcagttcctcctcctcctcctcctccaccg GTGATGGcaactcctgcagctgctcctcctcctcctccccagccttctgctgctcctgctccagcagcccccACAGCAGGGCCACCCCACAAAGGAGGAAGGGTCGTGGTCAGTCCCCTGGCAAAGAAATtggcagcagagaaaggaattGACCTTACCCAAGTGAAAG GTACTGGACCAGATGGCAGAATCACCAAAAAAGATGTGGAGTCATTTGTGCCATCAAAGGCTGCTCCA gctgcagctccGGAGGCAGTTCCTGCAGCTGCCGCAGCACCCGAGGGGACCTTCACAGACATCCCCATCAGCAACATTCGCAGG GTCATTGCTCAGAGGCTGATGCAGTCCAAACAAACGATACCTCACTACTACCTGTCCATCGATGTCAACATGGGAAAAGTCCTGGTGCTAAGGAAGGAACTCAATCAG GAGGTCCCAGCTAACATTAAGCTTTCTGTCAACGATTTCATAATTAAAGCTTCTGCTTTGGCCTGCTTGAAGGTGCCTGAGGCAAATTCTTCATGGTTGGACACAGTTATTAGGCA GAATCATGTGGTGGACGTGAGTGTGGCTGTCAGCACCCCTGCAGGGCTCATCACCCCCATTGTCTTCAACGCTCACATCAAGGGCCTGGCTGCCATCAGCAAGGACGTGGCTTCCCTGGCAGCCAAAGCCCGGGAAGGGAAGCTCCAGCCTCACGAATTCCAG gGTGGTACTTTCACAATTTCCAATTTAGGAATGTATGGGATTAAGAATTTCTCTGCCATAATCAATCCACCTCAAGCCTGCATCCTGGCAGTGGGTTCCTCAAAAGAAATACTAGTGCCAGCTGATAATGAGAAAGG CTTTGACGTGGCCAGCATGATGTCTGTCACCCTGAGCTGTGACCACCGTGTTGTGGATGGAGCAGTCGGAGCACAGTGGCTTGCTGAGTTCAAGAATTTCCTTGAAAAGCCAGTAACCATGCTGCTATAA
- the NKAPD1 gene encoding uncharacterized protein NKAPD1 isoform X1, translated as MSRVPVGKVLLRNVIRHTGAHNKLQEETEMWKIREWEKQTEETYWKRQSRMLSDTSSSRMRSDGFDEEGHRSWKSRNPQLLDLVEDDLLRARSWNKKLYECEANMPDRWGHSGYKELYPEEFDTDSDQQEGDEQNAVNGKKRSHPGKQTARESHKRKKTKKSHKKKQKKRSHKKRKKKKKEQERTSTDSSQGESEGSGQETPSTRKGKHKRKKKPRKVPAKEPTSSSGQDSDFSRASSSSTSSSEDTESEGKKDKRPPRKRKKRHSSAPERPSEVPEKRSKRKNWKVAGDEKSEDSSDED; from the exons ATGTCCCGCGTGCCCGTGGGGAAGGTGCTGCTGCGCAACGTCATCCGCCACACCGGAGCGCACAACAAG CTTcaggaagagacagaaatgtggaaaataagGGAATGGGAGAAGCAGACAGAAGAGACTTACTGGAAAAGACAGAGCAGAATGCTGTCAGACACCTCTAG CAGTCGCATGCGCAGCGATGGCTTTGACGAGGAGGGGCACAGGAGCTGGAAATCCAGGAACCCACAGCTCCTTGACCTGGTGGAAGATGATCTCCTCAGGGCCAGATCCTGGAATAAAAAGCTGTATGAATGTGAAGCCAACATGCCAGACAG GTGGGGGCACAGTGGATATAAAGAGTTGTACCCTGAAGAATTTGACACAGACAG tgaTCAGCAGGAAGGAGATGAGCAAAATGCTGTCAATGGGAAGAAGAGATCTCACCCAGGAAAGCAAACAGCCCGTGAGTcccacaaaaggaaaaaaaccaaaaaatcccacaagaagaagcaaaaaaaacgctcgcacaaaaaaaggaagaaaaagaaaaaggagcaggAGAGAACTTCCACAGATTCCTCCCAGGGGGAGAGCGAGGGCTCAGGACAGGAGACTCCAAGCACCCGGAAAGGAAAACACAAGCGCAAGAAAAAGCCCAGGAAAGTGCCTGCCAAGGAACCTACCTCTTCTTCTGGGCAGGACAGTGACTTTTCCCGTGcaagcagctccagcaccagcagctctgaggaCACTGAatctgaggggaaaaaggaCAAACGGCCCccaaggaagaggaagaagaggcacAGCTCGGCGCCGGAGAGGCCGAGTGAAGTGCCAGAGAAgaggagcaagaggaagaaCTGGAAGGTGGCGGGGGATGAGAAATCTGAGGACAGCTCTGATGAGGACTGA
- the NKAPD1 gene encoding uncharacterized protein NKAPD1 isoform X2, producing MRSDGFDEEGHRSWKSRNPQLLDLVEDDLLRARSWNKKLYECEANMPDRWGHSGYKELYPEEFDTDSDQQEGDEQNAVNGKKRSHPGKQTARESHKRKKTKKSHKKKQKKRSHKKRKKKKKEQERTSTDSSQGESEGSGQETPSTRKGKHKRKKKPRKVPAKEPTSSSGQDSDFSRASSSSTSSSEDTESEGKKDKRPPRKRKKRHSSAPERPSEVPEKRSKRKNWKVAGDEKSEDSSDED from the exons ATGCGCAGCGATGGCTTTGACGAGGAGGGGCACAGGAGCTGGAAATCCAGGAACCCACAGCTCCTTGACCTGGTGGAAGATGATCTCCTCAGGGCCAGATCCTGGAATAAAAAGCTGTATGAATGTGAAGCCAACATGCCAGACAG GTGGGGGCACAGTGGATATAAAGAGTTGTACCCTGAAGAATTTGACACAGACAG tgaTCAGCAGGAAGGAGATGAGCAAAATGCTGTCAATGGGAAGAAGAGATCTCACCCAGGAAAGCAAACAGCCCGTGAGTcccacaaaaggaaaaaaaccaaaaaatcccacaagaagaagcaaaaaaaacgctcgcacaaaaaaaggaagaaaaagaaaaaggagcaggAGAGAACTTCCACAGATTCCTCCCAGGGGGAGAGCGAGGGCTCAGGACAGGAGACTCCAAGCACCCGGAAAGGAAAACACAAGCGCAAGAAAAAGCCCAGGAAAGTGCCTGCCAAGGAACCTACCTCTTCTTCTGGGCAGGACAGTGACTTTTCCCGTGcaagcagctccagcaccagcagctctgaggaCACTGAatctgaggggaaaaaggaCAAACGGCCCccaaggaagaggaagaagaggcacAGCTCGGCGCCGGAGAGGCCGAGTGAAGTGCCAGAGAAgaggagcaagaggaagaaCTGGAAGGTGGCGGGGGATGAGAAATCTGAGGACAGCTCTGATGAGGACTGA
- the LOC134053509 gene encoding succinate dehydrogenase [ubiquinone] cytochrome b small subunit, mitochondrial-like isoform X2, which produces MALALLRTRPRGAALALLGSALLRRPAALGAAAARCAPARDRHGPPPQGHGSSKAASLHWTGERAVSVLLLGLLPAAYLCPGPAVDYSLAAALTLHGHWGLGQVITDYVHGDVPNKVANVGLYVLSGLTFAGLCHFNYHDVGICKAVAMLWSL; this is translated from the exons ATGGCGCTGGCGCTGCTGCGGACGCGGCCCCGCGGGGCTGCCCTGG CTCTGCTCGGCTCGGCCCTGCtccgccgccccgccgcgctcggtgccgccgccgcccgctGCGCCCCGGCCCGCGACCGCCACGGCCCGCCTCCCCAGGGACACG GCAGTTCTAAGGCTGCATCTTTGCACTGGACAGGGGAGCGAGCTGtcagtgtgctgctgctggggctgctccctgcagcctaCCTGTGCCCTGGACCGGCTGTGGACTattccctggctgcagccctcaCCCTGCACGGCCACTG GGGTCTGGGCCAGGTAATTACTGATTATGTGCATGGAGATGTGCCCAATAAAGTGGCCAACGTGGGGCTGTACGTCCTGTCTGGCCTGACCTTCGCTGGCCTCTGCCACTTCAACTACCACGACGTGGGCATCTGCAAGGCTGTGGCCATGCTCTGGAGCCTCTga